The following proteins are co-located in the Sulfurovum zhangzhouensis genome:
- a CDS encoding DUF4395 family protein, producing MIDGSKTRIVAALQATLLGSYLFTGYVDLLYILVYDFFVRLYLTSLLSPLELIAIGVESLFTREKHSGNRLDKEFATHIALTIVSLSLTAGLLEYPKIAFTFTLALVIWKILEATTNICLGCKLYERLQRKGINIISL from the coding sequence ATGATTGATGGAAGTAAAACACGTATCGTCGCTGCACTGCAAGCTACGTTACTTGGATCATATTTATTTACAGGATATGTAGATCTTTTGTATATATTGGTTTACGACTTTTTTGTTCGATTGTACTTGACATCTTTACTTAGTCCTTTAGAGCTTATTGCCATTGGTGTTGAATCTCTGTTTACACGAGAAAAACATAGCGGAAATAGATTGGATAAAGAGTTTGCAACACATATTGCATTAACGATAGTTAGTTTGTCATTAACAGCGGGATTATTGGAATACCCGAAAATCGCTTTTACATTTACTTTAGCATTGGTAATCTGGAAAATACTGGAGGCAACGACAAATATATGTTTGGGATGCAAATTGTATGAACGATTACAGCGTAAGGGTATCAACATAATTTCATTGTAA
- the hypF gene encoding carbamoyltransferase HypF: MKCNTYKIIINGTVQGVGFRPFIYKLASRYALLGTVSNSTQGVEIVVNATLETLQIFLQAIKDELPSLASIEKIITSQIHTQSFADFQIIATDERGIVTVGIPPDVSICKACEKELFDPTNRRYGYPFITCTHCGVRYSIIYDLPYDRNHTSMKFFEMCKVCAEEYNNPLDRRYHAQPIGCWDCGPTLSLHDKNNKPIQTIQKNMINEVARFLEEGMIIAIKGVGGYHLMCDATNDEAVYNLRKRKQRPSKPFAVMVKDIEMANELAQINVQEKEFLLSKERPIVLLKSSSNDDCLPVLSSHIAPNLRRIGLFLPYTPLHLLLLQKFNRPLVATSANVTDEPICTDLKELEKLQGVYDYVLDHNRNIVNGCDDSVVMVVREHKVILRRARGYAPVSIKLPFELTKNVLALGANQKSTIAIGFANEVILSPHIGDLDSISSVEYYKKNIETLERIYHFKPDIIVHDKHPNYESTKYAKSLISYNSMLKVNEVQHHYAHILGVMAEKQLTGKVLGVAFDGTGYGDDGKLWGGEFFVCDFKSYERVAHLNYFQLLGGSKAIKEPRRVALSLLFDLYAEEALTLKNPTIEAFSTLELKTYFLAWKKNLNSPLSSSVGRLFDAVASLLGVCQVMSYEGESGMMLEELYDNRVEGYYPFGYSDGKIDILPVIKAMMSEPFINISVSRFFHTLVEIIFTIYKQYNLTLVLSGGVFQNRILLDLVLQKIPEAVISNNIPPNDGGIALGQIAGTYN, translated from the coding sequence ATGAAGTGCAACACATACAAGATTATCATTAATGGTACAGTACAAGGCGTAGGGTTTCGCCCGTTTATTTATAAGCTTGCAAGTCGATATGCTTTATTGGGAACAGTTTCTAATAGTACACAAGGCGTTGAAATCGTTGTTAACGCTACTCTTGAAACTCTACAAATATTTCTTCAAGCCATAAAGGATGAATTACCATCATTGGCTTCTATTGAGAAAATTATAACATCGCAAATACATACACAGAGCTTTGCAGATTTTCAAATCATTGCGACAGATGAACGAGGTATTGTCACTGTAGGTATCCCCCCTGATGTGAGTATTTGTAAAGCATGTGAAAAAGAACTTTTTGACCCTACTAACCGTCGTTATGGTTATCCATTCATCACTTGTACACATTGTGGAGTACGTTACTCCATTATCTATGATTTACCTTATGATCGTAATCATACTTCCATGAAATTTTTTGAAATGTGTAAAGTTTGTGCAGAAGAGTATAACAATCCATTGGACAGACGTTATCATGCTCAGCCTATAGGGTGCTGGGATTGTGGACCTACATTATCTTTGCATGATAAGAATAATAAACCTATACAAACTATACAAAAAAATATGATAAATGAGGTAGCACGATTTTTAGAAGAAGGAATGATAATAGCAATTAAAGGCGTGGGTGGTTACCATCTGATGTGTGATGCAACTAATGATGAAGCAGTGTATAATCTTAGAAAAAGGAAGCAACGTCCAAGTAAACCTTTTGCTGTGATGGTAAAAGATATTGAGATGGCTAACGAGTTAGCCCAGATAAATGTACAGGAAAAAGAATTTTTACTTTCAAAAGAGAGACCTATTGTTTTATTAAAATCATCTTCTAATGATGATTGTTTACCTGTACTAAGCTCTCATATAGCTCCTAACCTAAGAAGGATAGGACTTTTCTTACCTTATACGCCTTTACATTTATTACTACTACAAAAATTCAATCGTCCTTTGGTTGCTACTTCTGCTAATGTTACGGATGAGCCTATTTGTACAGATCTAAAAGAATTAGAGAAATTACAAGGAGTCTATGATTATGTGTTAGATCATAACCGTAACATAGTCAATGGCTGTGATGACTCTGTAGTGATGGTAGTGAGAGAACATAAAGTCATACTTAGAAGAGCCAGAGGGTATGCACCTGTCAGTATAAAACTCCCTTTTGAACTAACTAAAAATGTATTAGCTTTGGGTGCAAACCAAAAGAGTACCATTGCTATTGGCTTTGCGAATGAGGTCATACTCTCTCCTCATATTGGCGATCTTGACAGCATTTCTTCAGTCGAATACTATAAAAAGAACATTGAAACCTTAGAACGAATTTATCATTTTAAACCTGACATTATAGTTCATGATAAACACCCAAATTATGAGTCGACAAAATATGCTAAATCACTTATCTCATACAATTCAATGTTGAAGGTAAACGAAGTGCAGCATCACTATGCACATATTTTAGGTGTTATGGCAGAAAAACAGCTTACTGGTAAAGTTCTTGGTGTGGCTTTTGACGGTACTGGTTATGGGGATGATGGTAAACTTTGGGGTGGAGAATTCTTTGTATGTGATTTTAAAAGTTATGAAAGAGTAGCCCACCTGAACTATTTCCAACTCTTAGGTGGATCTAAAGCCATTAAAGAGCCGAGACGAGTTGCACTTAGTCTTTTATTTGATCTATATGCTGAAGAAGCTTTAACACTAAAAAATCCTACGATAGAAGCTTTTTCCACATTAGAGTTGAAAACATATTTTCTTGCCTGGAAAAAAAATCTAAATTCTCCATTAAGCTCTTCGGTAGGTAGACTTTTTGATGCGGTAGCATCTCTGCTTGGTGTTTGTCAAGTTATGAGTTATGAAGGTGAAAGTGGAATGATGCTTGAAGAGTTATATGATAATAGGGTAGAAGGATATTACCCTTTTGGATATAGTGATGGAAAGATAGATATACTTCCTGTAATAAAAGCTATGATGTCAGAGCCATTTATCAATATATCAGTATCAAGGTTTTTTCATACTTTGGTTGAGATCATTTTTACAATATATAAGCAGTATAATTTAACCCTTGTCTTAAGTGGAGGAGTATTTCAAAATAGGATACTTTTAGACTTAGTTTTACAGAAGATACCTGAAGCGGTCATTTCTAATAATATCCCACCTAATGATGGGGGTATTGCTTTAGGACAAATTGCAGGGACATATAATTAG
- the cysN gene encoding sulfate adenylyltransferase subunit CysN produces MAHISSKIADNIEDYLKDHENKQLLRFITCGSVDDGKSTLIGRLLHDSKMIFEDQLAAIKKDTKKVGTTEEEFDLALLVDGLQSEREQGITIDVAYRYFSTDKRKFIIADTPGHEQYTRNMATGASTADLAIILIDARYGVQTQTRRHSFIAKLLGIKHIVVAINKMDLVDFSQEIYESISKDYLAFAKELGLTEDITLIPLSALNGDNVVNKSPKSPWYDGETLMYTLENIEIASDIDLVHFRMPVQYVNRPNLDFRGFAGTISSGVIKVGDSITVLPSGKSSIVKEIITYDGNLEYAYAQQAITLTLNDEIDISRGDIIVKSDEQPDRANAFDVNIVWMSEDPLLKGKSYYIKRASTVTTGSIESFYYKTDVNTLEQESVNVLNLNEIAHAKLDLEQAIAFDPYDHNKAMGSFIMIDRITNNTVAAGMIVNKSETVAKRRALEYSEFEIEFNALVRKHFPHWEAKEIL; encoded by the coding sequence ATGGCACATATAAGTTCAAAAATAGCAGACAATATAGAAGATTATTTAAAAGATCACGAGAATAAACAATTACTAAGGTTTATTACTTGTGGAAGTGTAGATGATGGTAAAAGTACACTTATTGGAAGACTATTACATGACTCTAAAATGATTTTTGAAGACCAATTAGCTGCAATTAAAAAGGATACTAAAAAAGTTGGGACTACTGAAGAGGAGTTCGACTTGGCACTTTTGGTTGATGGGCTTCAAAGTGAAAGAGAACAAGGTATTACAATTGACGTTGCATACAGATACTTCTCGACAGATAAAAGAAAATTTATTATTGCAGATACTCCAGGGCATGAACAATATACACGAAATATGGCAACTGGTGCAAGTACGGCTGATTTAGCAATTATTTTAATTGATGCAAGATACGGTGTACAAACTCAAACGAGGAGGCACTCATTTATTGCAAAACTATTAGGAATAAAACATATTGTGGTTGCGATTAATAAAATGGATTTAGTTGACTTTAGCCAAGAAATTTATGAGAGTATCTCTAAAGATTATTTAGCATTTGCAAAAGAGCTTGGATTGACTGAAGATATTACATTGATTCCACTATCTGCATTAAATGGAGATAATGTCGTTAACAAATCTCCTAAATCACCTTGGTATGACGGTGAAACTTTAATGTATACATTGGAGAATATTGAAATTGCAAGTGACATAGACTTAGTACACTTTAGAATGCCTGTACAGTATGTAAACAGGCCAAACCTTGACTTTAGAGGTTTTGCTGGAACTATTTCATCTGGTGTGATTAAAGTTGGCGATTCAATTACAGTTTTACCATCGGGGAAAAGCTCTATTGTAAAAGAGATTATAACTTATGATGGCAATTTGGAGTATGCATATGCACAGCAAGCGATTACATTAACTTTAAACGATGAAATTGATATCTCACGAGGGGATATAATTGTAAAAAGCGATGAACAGCCGGATCGTGCAAATGCATTTGATGTAAATATTGTTTGGATGAGCGAAGATCCTTTATTAAAAGGTAAATCATACTACATCAAAAGAGCTTCAACCGTAACAACGGGTTCAATAGAGAGTTTCTATTACAAAACAGACGTAAATACACTTGAACAAGAAAGTGTAAATGTACTTAATTTAAATGAAATTGCTCATGCAAAACTAGATTTAGAACAAGCAATTGCATTTGACCCATATGACCATAATAAAGCTATGGGTTCATTTATTATGATTGACAGAATTACTAACAACACTGTTGCTGCAGGTATGATTGTGAATAAGTCAGAAACTGTAGCAAAAAGAAGAGCATTAGAATATTCTGAGTTTGAGATTGAGTTTAATGCATTGGTGAGAAAACACTTTCCTCATTGGGAAGCAAAAGAAATTTTATAG
- a CDS encoding phosphoadenylyl-sulfate reductase: MNIELLNNKFKNVKPEEALEFFLNKYGQKIALSSSFGVEDQVLTDMMLKIDKRANIFTLDTGRLPYETYSVMDETNLKYGIKVSVYFPDREDVEALYRTQGINGFYESIENRQRCCFVRKIAPLKRALDGLDIWVTGLRSNQSVTRKDMQLFEMDETNNVIKFNPLLNWSETDVWDYIHKNKVPYNKLHDQGFPSIGCAPCTRAVKEGEDIRSGRWWWENPEHKECGLHIK, from the coding sequence ATGAATATAGAATTATTAAACAATAAATTTAAGAATGTAAAACCAGAAGAGGCTTTAGAGTTTTTTTTAAATAAATATGGACAAAAAATTGCCCTTTCTAGTAGTTTTGGAGTAGAAGATCAAGTCTTAACAGACATGATGCTAAAGATTGATAAAAGAGCAAATATCTTTACATTAGATACGGGAAGACTTCCATATGAAACATACAGTGTAATGGATGAAACAAATTTAAAGTATGGGATAAAGGTTAGTGTTTATTTTCCGGACAGAGAAGATGTAGAAGCACTCTATCGTACACAAGGTATCAATGGATTTTATGAATCTATAGAGAATCGGCAAAGATGTTGTTTTGTAAGAAAAATTGCACCATTAAAAAGAGCATTAGATGGTCTCGATATTTGGGTAACAGGACTTAGATCTAATCAAAGTGTGACAAGAAAAGATATGCAGTTATTTGAGATGGATGAGACAAATAATGTTATTAAATTCAATCCTTTACTTAATTGGTCAGAAACTGATGTATGGGACTATATACATAAAAACAAGGTTCCCTATAACAAATTACATGACCAGGGATTTCCAAGCATTGGATGTGCACCGTGTACCAGAGCAGTTAAGGAAGGTGAAGATATCAGAAGCGGTAGATGGTGGTGGGAAAACCCAGAACATAAGGAATGTGGATTACATATAAAATGA
- a CDS encoding HyaD/HybD family hydrogenase maturation endopeptidase, with translation MAHKNIALIGIGNIMFHDEGLGAYAVKYIEQNYHIPDNLTVVDGGTLGFTLMTYYQEYDKVIIVGTGSKNAPVGTIFSESSEEVMNQGSTIRKTANEVEITMMLEICSFHEDMGEVQLITMVPEDITEVCNGLTPTVLNHMPKLVDATLKELKKSGIRMYRTFCKKVSFERIIDTYANPKMKDYNDMSKLI, from the coding sequence TTGGCACATAAAAACATAGCACTTATTGGTATCGGTAATATAATGTTTCATGACGAGGGTCTTGGGGCTTATGCTGTTAAGTATATAGAGCAAAATTACCATATTCCAGATAATTTAACTGTAGTAGATGGTGGGACATTGGGCTTTACGCTTATGACTTATTATCAAGAATATGACAAGGTTATTATTGTTGGAACAGGATCAAAAAATGCTCCGGTAGGAACTATATTTTCTGAGTCAAGTGAAGAAGTAATGAATCAAGGATCAACAATACGTAAGACTGCAAACGAAGTAGAAATTACTATGATGCTGGAGATTTGTTCTTTTCATGAAGATATGGGAGAGGTACAATTAATAACAATGGTACCAGAAGACATTACAGAAGTGTGTAACGGACTTACCCCAACAGTGTTAAATCATATGCCAAAACTTGTAGATGCTACACTGAAAGAACTGAAAAAATCTGGTATTCGTATGTACAGAACTTTTTGTAAAAAAGTCTCTTTTGAGAGAATAATAGATACATATGCCAATCCAAAAATGAAAGATTATAATGATATGTCAAAGTTAATATGA
- the cysK gene encoding cysteine synthase A, whose amino-acid sequence MKFAKNITELIGNTPLVKLINASNKALVLGKCEFMNPTHSVKDRIGNSMINDAIKNGLINKNTIVIEATSGNTGIALASVCAGLGLKLILTMPSSMSVERRTLLKALGAELVLTEPEKGMKGAVEKAIEISRQTENSFIPQQFKNPANPEVHRLTTAQEILADTEGKIDILVAGVGTGGSITGISEVLKAHNPDIKIVAVEPMNSAILSGKKPGAHKIQGIGAGFIPEILNTEIYDEVIQVSNEDAIDTARALAKEEGLLVGISSGANTFAASQIAKQEENRGKVIVTILCDSGERYLSTGLYDSKEE is encoded by the coding sequence ATGAAGTTTGCGAAAAATATTACGGAATTAATAGGGAATACACCTTTAGTCAAATTGATAAATGCCAGTAATAAAGCATTAGTTTTAGGTAAATGTGAGTTTATGAATCCAACTCATTCTGTGAAAGATAGAATTGGCAATAGTATGATTAATGATGCTATAAAAAATGGTTTAATTAATAAAAACACCATAGTGATTGAAGCGACAAGTGGTAATACAGGCATTGCTTTAGCTTCTGTTTGTGCAGGACTGGGACTTAAGTTGATTCTAACGATGCCATCTTCTATGAGTGTAGAACGAAGAACATTATTAAAAGCACTAGGTGCTGAATTAGTTTTAACAGAACCTGAAAAAGGTATGAAGGGTGCAGTTGAGAAAGCTATTGAAATTTCACGTCAAACTGAAAATTCATTTATCCCTCAACAATTTAAAAATCCGGCTAATCCTGAAGTTCATAGATTAACTACTGCACAAGAAATTTTAGCAGATACAGAAGGAAAAATTGACATTTTAGTTGCTGGAGTAGGTACTGGTGGATCAATTACGGGAATATCTGAAGTATTGAAAGCACATAACCCTGATATCAAAATTGTTGCTGTTGAACCTATGAATTCTGCCATTTTATCTGGTAAAAAACCAGGAGCACATAAGATCCAAGGTATTGGAGCAGGTTTTATCCCTGAAATTTTAAATACTGAAATTTATGATGAAGTAATTCAGGTGTCAAATGAAGATGCTATAGATACTGCAAGAGCTTTAGCAAAAGAAGAGGGACTTTTAGTTGGTATTTCATCTGGTGCGAATACTTTTGCAGCTAGTCAAATAGCAAAACAAGAAGAAAATAGAGGAAAAGTTATAGTGACAATCCTTTGTGATAGTGGGGAAAGATATCTCAGTACGGGCTTATATGATAGTAAGGAGGAGTAA
- a CDS encoding nickel-dependent hydrogenase large subunit translates to MSKKHIIVDPITRIEGHLRIEAVIDENNQIVDAFSSSTMWRGIETILQGRDPRDCGLMAMRICGVCTGTHYQRSIEAVEDAFDITIPKNARLVRNLIQGALYVHDHLVHFYHLHALDFVDVVSATKADPYKTADEAVQWANVAGVSAYMSDASQFKVVQDRIIKFVKEGRLGIFGNGYWGNDHYELTPEQNLIAVAHYLKALDIQRDMAKMQAIFGGKNPHPQSIVVGGVTCVQDIQNPARIALFKRLLKESTEFVKRAYLPDIYMAGTMYAEEATDAEATYKGVGGTGGGLLSYMSYGDFRLDDTGFYNSATLFPKGLVLEGDISKVYEVDQSKITEDVTHSWYEGTGAPEHPYVGTTIPKYTGLEKKDDGYSYLKTDEKYSWIKSPLYDGKKVEVGPLARMVVGYAKGDKKITKYVGNFLRRSQLPITVLFSTVGRTAARAIETELMCDAMMEWVDELAINAARGDLRTWTEFDFDKVSMDTKGVGLAEAPRGSLGHWVKIKDGKVENYQAVVPSTWNAGPRGPNGELGAYEASLIGTKVANPEEPLEIIRTVHSFDPCIACAVHVVDTKGKELAVYKVDPTCAF, encoded by the coding sequence ATGTCTAAGAAACATATAATTGTTGACCCTATTACAAGAATCGAAGGACATCTTCGTATTGAAGCTGTAATAGATGAGAATAATCAAATTGTAGATGCATTTAGTTCATCAACAATGTGGAGAGGGATAGAAACAATCCTCCAGGGAAGAGACCCAAGAGATTGTGGTTTGATGGCAATGCGTATTTGTGGTGTCTGTACTGGTACACATTACCAAAGAAGTATTGAAGCAGTAGAAGATGCATTTGATATCACTATTCCTAAAAATGCACGATTAGTGAGAAACTTGATTCAAGGGGCACTGTACGTACATGATCACCTTGTACATTTCTATCATTTGCATGCACTTGATTTCGTTGATGTTGTATCTGCAACAAAAGCAGACCCTTATAAGACTGCTGATGAAGCAGTTCAGTGGGCCAATGTAGCGGGTGTTTCTGCATATATGTCTGATGCTTCACAATTTAAGGTTGTACAAGATCGTATTATCAAGTTTGTCAAGGAAGGAAGATTGGGTATCTTTGGTAATGGATACTGGGGTAATGACCATTATGAACTTACACCAGAGCAAAATCTTATTGCTGTAGCACACTATCTTAAAGCACTTGATATCCAAAGAGACATGGCTAAAATGCAAGCTATATTTGGCGGTAAAAACCCGCATCCGCAATCTATCGTAGTGGGTGGTGTCACTTGTGTTCAGGATATCCAAAACCCTGCAAGAATAGCACTCTTTAAACGGTTGCTAAAAGAGAGTACAGAATTTGTAAAAAGAGCCTACCTACCTGATATATATATGGCAGGAACAATGTATGCTGAAGAGGCAACTGATGCAGAAGCTACTTATAAAGGTGTAGGTGGGACAGGTGGCGGTCTCTTAAGTTATATGTCTTATGGTGACTTTAGACTTGATGATACTGGATTCTATAACTCAGCAACTCTTTTCCCCAAAGGACTTGTACTGGAAGGTGATATCAGTAAGGTATATGAAGTTGATCAATCGAAAATTACTGAAGATGTTACACATTCCTGGTATGAGGGAACGGGCGCTCCAGAACATCCATATGTGGGAACAACCATACCTAAGTATACAGGACTGGAGAAGAAAGATGATGGATACTCCTATTTGAAAACAGATGAAAAGTATTCGTGGATCAAGTCACCTCTGTATGATGGTAAAAAAGTGGAAGTTGGACCTCTCGCACGTATGGTAGTTGGGTATGCTAAAGGTGATAAAAAAATAACAAAATATGTAGGTAACTTTTTAAGAAGATCGCAATTACCTATAACTGTTCTCTTCTCTACTGTTGGTAGAACAGCAGCACGTGCTATCGAAACAGAATTGATGTGTGATGCTATGATGGAATGGGTTGATGAATTAGCAATAAATGCAGCAAGGGGTGACCTTCGTACTTGGACGGAATTTGATTTTGACAAGGTTAGTATGGATACAAAAGGTGTGGGACTTGCAGAGGCACCAAGGGGATCTCTAGGACACTGGGTAAAAATAAAAGATGGAAAAGTTGAAAATTATCAAGCCGTTGTTCCGTCAACCTGGAATGCCGGACCTAGAGGGCCAAATGGAGAGTTGGGTGCTTATGAAGCGAGTCTTATAGGTACAAAAGTAGCTAATCCTGAGGAACCGTTAGAAATTATTAGGACTGTCCACAGCTTTGATCCTTGTATTGCTTGTGCGGTGCATGTAGTGGACACCAAAGGTAAGGAGCTAGCCGTATATAAAGTTGACCCTACCTGTGCTTTCTAA
- the cysD gene encoding sulfate adenylyltransferase subunit CysD: MINTEKLTHLKQLEAESIHIMREVIAEFDNPAMLYSVGKDSAVMLHLARKAFFPAKLPFPLLHVDTTWKFKEMIEFRDQMAKELGFELLVHVNKEGIDQGIGPFTHGSAVHTDVMKTEGLKQALDKYKFDAVFGGARRDEEKSRAKERIYSFRDKNHRWDPKNQRPELWNIYNSRVHKGESIRVFPLSNWTELDIWQYIYLEQIPIVPLYFSKKRPIVERDGVKILVDDDRLPLKEGEVPQLENVRFRTLGCYPLTGAVESEATTLPEIIQEMLLTKTSERQGRVIDNDSAGSMEKKKIEGYF, encoded by the coding sequence ATGATAAATACAGAAAAATTAACACACTTAAAACAATTAGAAGCAGAATCTATTCATATTATGCGAGAAGTAATAGCTGAGTTTGACAATCCTGCGATGCTATACTCGGTTGGAAAGGATTCTGCAGTAATGTTACATCTTGCACGAAAGGCTTTCTTCCCTGCAAAGTTACCATTTCCTCTACTTCATGTTGATACAACATGGAAATTCAAAGAGATGATAGAGTTTAGAGATCAAATGGCAAAAGAGCTTGGTTTTGAACTTTTAGTACATGTAAATAAAGAAGGGATAGATCAAGGTATCGGACCATTCACACACGGTTCTGCGGTTCATACGGATGTGATGAAGACAGAAGGACTCAAACAAGCTCTTGACAAGTACAAATTTGATGCAGTATTTGGAGGTGCTAGACGAGATGAAGAGAAGAGCCGAGCTAAAGAGAGAATTTACTCATTCAGGGATAAAAACCATAGATGGGATCCCAAAAATCAAAGACCTGAACTTTGGAATATTTACAATTCAAGGGTTCATAAAGGTGAGTCAATTAGAGTATTCCCTCTTTCAAACTGGACGGAGCTTGATATTTGGCAATATATTTATTTGGAGCAAATTCCTATTGTGCCTCTATATTTTTCAAAGAAAAGACCTATTGTAGAAAGAGACGGGGTGAAAATTCTAGTTGATGATGATAGGTTGCCACTAAAAGAGGGTGAAGTTCCACAACTGGAAAATGTTAGATTTCGAACACTTGGTTGTTACCCTTTAACCGGTGCAGTTGAAAGTGAAGCAACGACGCTTCCTGAGATTATTCAAGAGATGCTTTTAACTAAAACAAGTGAGAGACAAGGTAGAGTCATTGACAACGATAGTGCAGGCTCAATGGAAAAGAAAAAAATTGAAGGATATTTTTAA
- a CDS encoding PAS domain-containing protein: MKEKELKLDKQSNYSICVNQVGIITKVSSEFANLLGYTTEELINERHNIVWHPDMPKIIFKLMWEKLHNGEKFIGFIKHQSKSGDYCWLSNKAYLYSNEPNGTRKYFSYKGLIPMRAKYHIDHLYSSLLKEEETGGIEASEKYLNEYLNFRGVTYDEYIETFDDTVGVFKVGYFMTRKLFS; the protein is encoded by the coding sequence ATGAAAGAAAAAGAATTAAAGTTAGATAAACAAAGTAACTATTCAATATGTGTAAACCAGGTTGGTATTATTACAAAGGTATCTAGTGAATTTGCAAACCTGCTAGGCTATACAACAGAAGAATTAATAAATGAGCGACATAATATTGTATGGCACCCGGATATGCCAAAAATAATATTTAAATTAATGTGGGAAAAATTACACAATGGTGAAAAATTTATAGGTTTTATTAAACATCAATCAAAAAGTGGTGATTATTGTTGGTTAAGTAATAAAGCTTATCTCTATTCAAATGAGCCAAATGGTACAAGAAAGTACTTTTCCTATAAAGGGTTAATACCAATGAGAGCCAAATATCATATTGATCATTTGTATAGTTCTTTACTGAAAGAAGAAGAAACAGGTGGCATTGAAGCATCCGAAAAATATTTAAATGAATATTTAAATTTTAGAGGCGTGACGTATGATGAATATATAGAAACATTTGATGATACAGTTGGAGTTTTCAAGGTTGGATATTTTATGACAAGAAAACTTTTTTCATAA
- a CDS encoding cytochrome b/b6 domain-containing protein, which yields MKPGYKKIERMNATTRIIHWTNVFSMIVAVATGFYIAHPYYQTFISDPAVDKYVMAWNRWAHFIVAIIFDVTSIVIFYLAFATRFLKDKPYKKDIPTQSNIKQFFEVFLNLVTLNKRKNFDSSHLDSFNSVYLTIFHLLLVWMLLSGLQLYVHGLGSGLSSIGEWWPWMLHLMTDWTIPVSGWIIGSGPTASIMDVRILHHYAMWWIITWVVFHIYYQVWRTIFWKEGDVNIVIGGGKYVKMKEGDKEA from the coding sequence ATGAAACCTGGATATAAAAAAATTGAACGGATGAACGCTACTACGCGTATCATCCACTGGACCAATGTCTTTTCGATGATTGTTGCCGTAGCAACAGGGTTTTATATTGCCCACCCATATTATCAAACTTTTATTTCAGATCCTGCAGTAGATAAATATGTCATGGCATGGAATCGTTGGGCACATTTTATTGTTGCAATTATCTTTGATGTTACATCGATTGTTATCTTTTATCTTGCTTTTGCAACGCGTTTTCTAAAGGATAAACCATATAAAAAAGATATACCAACCCAGAGTAATATAAAACAGTTTTTTGAAGTATTTTTAAATCTAGTGACACTTAATAAACGTAAGAATTTTGATTCAAGTCATCTTGATAGTTTTAATTCAGTTTATTTAACAATATTCCACTTATTACTAGTGTGGATGCTTTTGAGCGGACTTCAGTTGTATGTACATGGTTTAGGCTCTGGGCTTAGCTCAATTGGTGAGTGGTGGCCATGGATGTTACACTTAATGACAGATTGGACTATCCCGGTAAGTGGTTGGATCATTGGTTCTGGCCCTACAGCTTCGATTATGGATGTGCGAATTTTACATCATTATGCGATGTGGTGGATCATTACTTGGGTAGTTTTTCATATTTATTATCAAGTATGGCGTACCATTTTCTGGAAAGAAGGTGATGTTAATATCGTGATAGGCGGCGGTAAATATGTAAAAATGAAAGAAGGTGACAAAGAAGCGTAA
- a CDS encoding DUF2061 domain-containing protein — protein MKEKAYRSILKTISWRTVGTIDTIIIAYFITADPLMAASIGSIELFTKMLLYYFHERAWNKISIGKEKALEYNR, from the coding sequence ATGAAAGAAAAAGCTTATAGATCGATTTTGAAAACGATCTCCTGGAGGACAGTTGGAACAATTGATACGATCATCATTGCTTATTTTATTACAGCTGATCCCCTAATGGCAGCTTCTATTGGTTCTATTGAGCTTTTTACAAAAATGCTTTTATATTATTTTCATGAAAGAGCATGGAATAAAATATCTATCGGAAAAGAAAAAGCACTGGAATATAACAGGTAA